The following coding sequences lie in one Oceanicola sp. 502str15 genomic window:
- a CDS encoding Gfo/Idh/MocA family protein has product MTVEPIRWGILGAANFALQHMGRAIHAAEGAELVALATSSAEKALPFKAFCPGLKVHDSYEALLADPGIDAVYVPLPNHLHVEWTLKAMEAGKHVLTEKPIAMRAGEIDALIAKRDETGLHATEAYMIVHHPQWQRAKAMLADGAIGELVHVDGVFTYYNPDMGNIRNDASKGGGGIPDIGVYTYGSTRWMLGEEPEEITHADLDFEAGVDVVARVAARFPSCTAHWINSMRMHPWQHMSFHGTEGVIRLTAPFNANVFDQAEVELHQQDMGRRVERFPGVNQYVLQVENFGRTVREGAAYPWSLEDAKGTQALIDAVYAKGGRG; this is encoded by the coding sequence ATGACAGTTGAACCAATCCGCTGGGGCATTCTCGGCGCGGCAAACTTCGCCTTGCAGCACATGGGCCGCGCGATCCATGCCGCCGAGGGCGCGGAGCTGGTGGCGCTGGCCACGTCGAGCGCCGAAAAGGCGCTTCCGTTCAAGGCCTTCTGCCCCGGGCTGAAAGTGCATGACAGCTACGAAGCGCTGCTGGCGGACCCCGGGATCGACGCGGTCTATGTGCCGCTGCCGAACCATCTGCACGTTGAGTGGACGCTGAAGGCGATGGAGGCGGGCAAGCATGTGCTGACCGAGAAGCCCATTGCCATGCGTGCGGGCGAGATCGACGCGCTGATCGCCAAGCGCGACGAGACCGGGCTGCACGCCACCGAGGCCTACATGATCGTGCACCACCCGCAATGGCAGCGCGCCAAGGCGATGCTGGCGGATGGCGCGATTGGCGAGCTGGTGCATGTGGATGGTGTGTTTACCTACTACAACCCGGACATGGGCAACATCCGCAATGACGCCTCCAAGGGCGGCGGGGGCATCCCGGATATCGGGGTTTACACATACGGTTCAACACGTTGGATGCTGGGCGAGGAGCCCGAGGAGATCACACATGCCGACCTCGATTTCGAGGCCGGGGTGGACGTGGTGGCCCGCGTCGCGGCGCGGTTTCCCTCCTGCACGGCGCATTGGATCAACTCGATGCGGATGCACCCCTGGCAGCATATGAGCTTTCACGGCACCGAGGGGGTGATCCGGCTGACCGCGCCGTTCAATGCCAACGTGTTCGATCAGGCCGAGGTGGAACTGCACCAGCAGGACATGGGGCGGCGGGTCGAGCGGTTTCCGGGGGTCAACCAATACGTGCTGCAGGTGGAGAACTTCGGGCGGACGGTGCGCGAGGGGGCGGCCTATCCGTGGAGCCTCGAGGATGCGAAGGGCACGCAGGCGCTGATTGATGCGGTCTATGCCAAGGGCGGGCGGGGCTGA
- a CDS encoding class I SAM-dependent methyltransferase yields MKIEAVSNSYKRWAPVYDSTFGAVTNAGRKRATSHVTERGGEVLEVGVGTGLALPLYGPGVQVTGIDFSPEMLAKARKRVAEDGLAQVAELRQMDARELDFPEARFDFVAAMHVLSVVPEPERVMREISRVLKPGGQALIVNHFAADRGVRGFIERAAAPLESLLGWHSDFPISRVLGAAGLVEVERDSLPPMSMMTWLVLEKQG; encoded by the coding sequence ATGAAGATTGAAGCCGTTTCAAACTCTTACAAACGCTGGGCACCGGTCTATGACAGCACCTTCGGGGCCGTCACCAACGCCGGCCGCAAGCGGGCGACGAGCCATGTGACAGAGCGCGGCGGCGAGGTTCTGGAGGTGGGCGTGGGCACCGGGCTGGCGCTGCCGCTCTACGGGCCGGGGGTGCAGGTGACGGGCATCGACTTTTCGCCCGAAATGCTGGCCAAGGCGCGCAAGCGGGTGGCCGAGGACGGCCTGGCGCAGGTGGCCGAATTGCGCCAGATGGATGCCCGCGAGCTGGATTTTCCCGAAGCGCGGTTCGACTTTGTCGCCGCGATGCATGTGCTCTCGGTGGTGCCCGAGCCCGAGCGGGTGATGCGCGAGATATCGCGGGTGCTCAAGCCGGGCGGGCAGGCGCTGATCGTCAACCATTTTGCCGCCGACAGGGGCGTGCGGGGCTTTATCGAGCGGGCTGCGGCGCCGCTGGAAAGCCTGCTGGGCTGGCACTCGGACTTCCCGATTTCGCGGGTGCTGGGTGCGGCCGGGCTTGTCGAGGTGGAGCGCGACAGCCTGCCTCCGATGAGCATGATGACCTGGCTGGTGCTGGAAAAGCAGGGCTAG
- the pssA gene encoding CDP-diacylglycerol--serine O-phosphatidyltransferase: protein MPVLHLLPNIVTIGAICAGLTGLRLALHDRFEAAVLMILLAALLDGLDGPLARLLKSESKIGAELDSLADFVNFGVVPGFLLYLWSLDNTSRLSWIAVLIYAVCAVLRLARFNVTAREEADDDRPKPGTFTGVPAPGGALLALAPFALVQNFPGLPMPAGAVAIWLVIVGLLMISRLPTPSLKSVRVPRDSARFLIVGLVAFAAVASTWPWIVMSIAQFGYIVLVAWGARHHAKGGVNNED from the coding sequence TTGCCGGTTTTGCACCTGCTGCCGAATATCGTCACCATCGGGGCCATCTGCGCCGGGCTGACCGGGCTGCGGCTTGCGTTGCATGACCGCTTCGAGGCGGCGGTGCTGATGATCCTGCTGGCCGCCCTTCTGGACGGGCTCGATGGCCCGCTGGCCCGGCTGCTGAAGTCGGAATCCAAGATCGGCGCCGAGCTCGACAGCCTTGCCGATTTCGTAAACTTCGGCGTGGTTCCGGGCTTTCTGCTCTACCTCTGGAGCCTCGACAACACCTCGCGCCTGAGCTGGATCGCGGTGCTGATCTACGCGGTCTGCGCCGTGCTGCGCCTTGCGCGGTTCAACGTGACGGCGCGGGAAGAGGCCGATGATGACCGCCCGAAACCGGGCACCTTCACCGGCGTTCCGGCCCCGGGCGGGGCGCTGCTGGCGCTGGCGCCCTTTGCGCTGGTGCAGAACTTTCCGGGCCTGCCCATGCCGGCAGGGGCGGTGGCGATCTGGCTGGTGATCGTGGGCCTTCTGATGATCTCGCGCCTGCCCACGCCGTCGCTCAAATCGGTGCGTGTGCCGCGCGACAGCGCGCGGTTCCTGATCGTCGGGCTGGTGGCCTTTGCCGCCGTCGCCTCGACCTGGCCCTGGATTGTCATGTCGATTGCACAGTTCGGCTATATCGTTCTGGTCGCATGGGGTGCGCGCCATCACGCCAAGGGGGGCGTTAACAATGAAGATTGA
- a CDS encoding phosphatidylserine decarboxylase yields MKLHETFIKPMHREGWRFVGVFAVLTLLLFFIWAPLGWIGLGLTVWCYYFFRDPVRHVPLGEGLIVSPADGIVSLIEMAAPPPELGLGEEKRLRVSVFMSVFNCHVNRAPVPGRVAKMAYKPGKFLSAELDKASEDNERNSLLIEMDDGRDLVVTQIAGLVARRIVPLTEEGSVLQRGERFGLIRFGSRLDTYLPEGVAPLVAVGQTMIAGESVLADLGQANPRPARAD; encoded by the coding sequence GTGAAACTGCACGAAACGTTCATCAAGCCCATGCACCGTGAGGGCTGGCGCTTTGTCGGTGTCTTCGCGGTGCTGACGCTGCTTCTGTTCTTCATCTGGGCGCCGCTGGGCTGGATCGGGCTGGGCCTGACCGTCTGGTGCTACTATTTCTTCCGAGACCCGGTGCGCCACGTGCCGCTCGGCGAGGGGCTCATCGTGAGCCCGGCCGACGGGATCGTGAGCCTGATCGAAATGGCCGCCCCGCCGCCCGAACTGGGCTTGGGCGAGGAAAAGCGTTTGCGCGTAAGCGTTTTCATGTCGGTCTTCAACTGTCACGTGAACCGGGCGCCGGTGCCCGGACGGGTGGCGAAGATGGCCTACAAGCCGGGCAAGTTCCTTTCGGCCGAGCTCGACAAGGCCAGCGAGGACAACGAGCGCAACTCCCTGCTGATCGAGATGGACGATGGCCGCGACCTCGTGGTCACCCAGATCGCCGGCCTGGTGGCGCGCCGCATCGTGCCGCTGACCGAAGAGGGCTCGGTGCTGCAACGGGGCGAGCGCTTCGGCCTGATCCGCTTCGGCTCGCGGCTCGATACCTACCTGCCCGAAGGCGTGGCCCCGCTTGTGGCCGTGGGGCAGACGATGATTGCGGGCGAGAGCGTTCTGGCCGACCTCGGACAGGCCAACCCGCGACCGGCGAGGGCCGACTGA
- the rpoH gene encoding RNA polymerase sigma factor RpoH, translated as MSNYTRLPAPSPEQGLNRYLQEIRTFPMLEPEEEYMLAKRWVEDEDSSSAHQLVTSHLRLAAKIAMGYRGYGLPQAEVISEANVGLMQAVKRFDPEKGFRLATYAMWWIRASIQEYILRSWSLVKMGTTSAQKKLFFNLRKAKNKIGALEEGDLRPENVEKIATQLNVTEEEVISMNRRLSGGDASLNATIGSEDGSSAQWQDWLEDETADQAGSYAEENELEVRRELMAEAMDVLNDREREILMQRRLQEQPLTLEELSGQYDVSRERIRQIEVRAFEKLQKRMQDLAKERGLLSRA; from the coding sequence ATGAGCAATTACACCCGGCTTCCGGCCCCCTCTCCCGAGCAGGGGCTCAATCGTTACCTTCAGGAAATCCGCACCTTTCCGATGCTGGAGCCTGAAGAGGAGTACATGCTGGCCAAGCGCTGGGTCGAAGACGAAGACAGCTCTTCGGCGCACCAGCTCGTGACCTCCCACCTGCGCCTCGCCGCCAAGATCGCCATGGGCTACCGCGGCTACGGGCTGCCCCAGGCCGAAGTGATCTCGGAGGCCAACGTGGGCCTGATGCAGGCGGTCAAACGCTTCGACCCCGAAAAGGGCTTCCGCCTCGCCACCTACGCCATGTGGTGGATCCGCGCCTCGATCCAGGAATACATTCTTAGATCATGGTCGCTTGTGAAAATGGGAACGACGAGCGCCCAGAAGAAACTTTTCTTCAACCTTCGCAAGGCCAAGAACAAGATCGGCGCCCTCGAAGAGGGGGATCTGCGCCCCGAGAACGTGGAAAAGATCGCCACCCAGCTCAACGTGACCGAGGAGGAGGTGATCTCGATGAACCGCCGCCTCTCGGGCGGGGATGCCTCCCTGAACGCCACGATCGGCTCGGAAGACGGCAGCTCGGCCCAATGGCAGGACTGGCTGGAAGACGAAACCGCAGACCAGGCCGGCAGCTACGCCGAGGAAAACGAACTTGAGGTGCGCCGCGAGCTGATGGCCGAGGCCATGGACGTGCTCAACGACCGCGAGCGCGAGATCCTGATGCAGCGCCGCCTGCAGGAGCAGCCGCTGACCCTCGAGGAGCTTTCGGGGCAGTATGACGTCAGCCGGGAGCGCATTCGCCAGATCGAAGTGCGGGCCTTCGAGAAGCTGCAGAAACGCATGCAGGACCTTGCCAAGGAGCGGGGGTTGCTGAGCCGCGCTTGA
- a CDS encoding RluA family pseudouridine synthase: protein MATSLVTFTFGPTPPPRLDKALSRDVPAEANLSRSRLVRLLAEGAVKVNGAVVTDARAKVAEGDSVDITVPEATEVETLAEPIPLDIAYEDDDLVVVNKPAGMVVHPAPGSPGGTLVNALLHHFGGELSGIGGEKRPGIVHRIDKDTSGLLVVAKSDGAHHGLAAQFEAHTARRHYRAICYGVPEAADPRLRGIKGTHFEPDGTLRITTQLARHKTDRQRQAVCFTGGRHAITRVRVIERFQEVAALVECRLETGRTHQIRAHMSHIGHGLIGDPVYGGRRKLSEKLVGVAGAEAARGFARQALHAASLGFAHPVTGEEMDFEAPLPDDMAGLLEALKTGGR, encoded by the coding sequence ATGGCCACCTCTCTTGTGACTTTCACTTTCGGCCCCACGCCGCCGCCGCGCCTTGATAAGGCGCTTTCGCGGGATGTGCCAGCCGAGGCCAACCTGAGCCGGTCGCGGCTGGTGCGCCTGTTGGCGGAGGGCGCGGTGAAGGTGAACGGTGCGGTGGTGACGGATGCGCGGGCCAAGGTGGCGGAGGGCGACAGCGTGGACATCACGGTGCCCGAGGCGACCGAGGTGGAAACCCTGGCCGAGCCCATCCCGCTCGACATTGCCTATGAGGACGACGACCTCGTGGTGGTCAACAAGCCCGCAGGCATGGTGGTGCACCCGGCGCCCGGCAGCCCCGGGGGCACGCTGGTGAATGCGCTGCTGCACCACTTCGGCGGCGAGCTGTCGGGCATCGGTGGCGAGAAGCGGCCCGGGATCGTGCACCGAATTGACAAGGATACCAGCGGGTTGCTGGTTGTGGCCAAGTCTGACGGGGCGCATCACGGGCTGGCGGCGCAATTCGAGGCCCACACCGCACGGCGGCATTACCGAGCGATCTGCTACGGTGTGCCCGAGGCGGCGGACCCGCGCCTGCGGGGTATCAAGGGCACCCATTTCGAGCCCGACGGCACGCTGCGCATCACCACCCAGCTGGCGCGCCACAAGACCGACCGGCAGCGCCAGGCGGTGTGCTTCACCGGCGGACGCCACGCCATTACACGGGTGCGCGTTATCGAGCGGTTTCAGGAGGTTGCGGCGCTGGTGGAATGCCGGCTGGAAACCGGGCGCACGCATCAGATCCGTGCCCATATGTCCCACATCGGGCATGGGCTGATCGGCGATCCGGTCTATGGCGGGCGGCGCAAACTGTCGGAAAAGCTGGTGGGCGTGGCCGGGGCCGAGGCGGCGCGGGGGTTTGCGCGCCAAGCGCTCCACGCGGCCTCGCTGGGCTTTGCCCATCCGGTGACGGGCGAGGAGATGGATTTTGAGGCGCCGCTGCCGGACGATATGGCCGGTCTGTTGGAGGCGTTGAAGACCGGCGGAAGGTGA
- a CDS encoding DUF6476 family protein, producing the protein MAAPENGEMPVDLKWLKRLVTVLTLTMIAGIGVIAVLLIIRLSGPQSPTLPESITLPEGTTAQAFTATSAWYAVVTGDDRILIYRHNGTLLQEITITP; encoded by the coding sequence ATGGCAGCTCCGGAAAATGGCGAAATGCCGGTGGACCTGAAGTGGCTCAAACGGCTGGTGACGGTGCTCACGCTCACCATGATCGCAGGTATCGGCGTGATCGCGGTCCTGCTTATCATCCGCCTTTCCGGCCCGCAAAGCCCAACCCTGCCAGAAAGCATCACCCTGCCCGAAGGCACCACAGCGCAGGCCTTCACCGCCACCTCCGCGTGGTACGCGGTGGTGACGGGGGATGACCGCATCCTGATCTACCGCCACAACGGAACCCTGCTGCAGGAAATCACGATAACGCCCTGA
- a CDS encoding SH3 domain-containing protein, with product MFRFIVCAMAAGTLTACVAAGPVTVGAPRYEVSGVEEGDMLKLRAGPGTGYTIQAGLPNGTVVRVRECSRIGGTRWCEVALDDSPGMTGYVSQTYLTKL from the coding sequence ATGTTCAGATTCATCGTCTGCGCCATGGCGGCGGGCACGCTAACGGCATGTGTTGCGGCCGGGCCGGTGACGGTCGGGGCGCCGCGATACGAGGTTTCCGGGGTCGAAGAGGGCGATATGCTGAAGCTCCGGGCCGGGCCGGGCACGGGCTACACCATTCAGGCGGGCCTGCCCAATGGCACGGTGGTGCGGGTCAGGGAGTGTTCGCGGATCGGGGGCACGCGCTGGTGCGAAGTGGCGCTTGACGACTCGCCGGGCATGACCGGCTACGTATCGCAAACCTATCTTACCAAGCTCTGA
- a CDS encoding GNAT family N-acetyltransferase translates to MDDIEALRDFSRFYTQRLGLLGQSYLDSGLGMTEVRVLWELANGGLGTARAIAERLGLDEGYLSRLLAGFERKGWIERKPDPEDARRRRLALTAEGRKQAASHDAASRKAVGVFLGEMSPDARALLGDGLARVKQAFNPPRTAELRDLAPGDSGWIVERHGLLYARDEGYDASFEALVAEIMAEFIRNHDPARERGWIAWGGGRRLGSVFCVSRGDKTAQLRLFFLEPEARGLGLGRMMLEACLGFAREKGYRELVLWTHESHRAACRLYERAGFEKLGSRAEHEFGQDTVVVDYRIGL, encoded by the coding sequence ATGGACGATATCGAGGCGCTGCGCGACTTTTCACGATTCTACACCCAGCGGCTCGGGTTGCTGGGGCAGAGCTACCTCGATTCCGGCTTGGGCATGACCGAGGTGCGTGTGCTCTGGGAGCTCGCCAATGGCGGGCTCGGCACCGCGCGGGCCATCGCCGAGCGACTCGGGCTGGACGAGGGCTACCTGTCGCGCCTGCTGGCCGGGTTCGAGAGGAAGGGCTGGATCGAGCGCAAGCCGGACCCGGAGGATGCCCGGCGCAGGCGCCTCGCGCTCACTGCCGAGGGCCGGAAACAGGCGGCGAGCCATGATGCGGCCTCGCGCAAGGCGGTGGGGGTCTTTCTGGGCGAGATGTCACCTGATGCGCGCGCGCTGCTGGGCGACGGTCTGGCCCGGGTGAAACAGGCCTTCAACCCGCCCCGGACGGCGGAGCTGAGAGATCTTGCGCCGGGTGATTCGGGCTGGATCGTGGAACGCCACGGCCTGCTCTATGCCCGTGACGAGGGCTATGACGCCAGTTTCGAGGCACTGGTGGCCGAGATCATGGCCGAGTTCATCCGCAACCATGATCCGGCCCGGGAGCGCGGCTGGATCGCCTGGGGCGGCGGGCGGCGGCTTGGCTCGGTCTTCTGCGTTTCTCGCGGGGACAAAACAGCGCAGCTTCGCCTGTTTTTCCTTGAACCGGAGGCACGTGGCCTTGGGTTGGGGCGCATGATGCTGGAGGCCTGCCTCGGATTTGCCCGCGAGAAGGGCTACCGCGAGCTGGTGCTCTGGACCCATGAAAGCCACCGCGCCGCCTGCCGTCTCTACGAGCGGGCGGGCTTCGAAAAACTGGGCAGCCGTGCCGAGCATGAATTTGGTCAGGACACCGTGGTGGTCGATTACCGGATCGGCCTCTGA
- a CDS encoding DUF6324 family protein: MGINSESETAANLQIGPTDQGMVRLYIQGDGVDLPMDFDPEEALEIAEELKSAAQRAAATIAGGRKKR, from the coding sequence ATGGGCATCAACAGCGAAAGCGAAACCGCCGCAAACCTTCAGATCGGCCCGACCGATCAGGGCATGGTGCGGCTCTATATCCAAGGCGATGGCGTGGACCTGCCGATGGACTTCGACCCCGAAGAGGCGCTCGAAATCGCAGAAGAGCTGAAGAGCGCGGCCCAGCGGGCGGCAGCCACCATCGCAGGCGGGCGCAAGAAGCGCTAA
- a CDS encoding MmcB family DNA repair protein codes for MDAPQESPTPQLQPGQLLARGVCRHMRSFGFVTVEELVPTPGLRVDVMALGPKGEIWVIECKSSRADYMADHKWQGYLEWCDRFFWAVDEAFPTELLPAETGLIIADPYDAEVIRMGPESKLAAARRKAMVGKFARHAALRLQALRDPRPSGLL; via the coding sequence ATGGATGCCCCGCAAGAATCACCCACTCCACAGTTGCAGCCCGGCCAGTTGCTCGCCCGAGGCGTGTGCCGGCACATGCGGTCATTCGGATTCGTCACGGTAGAAGAGCTGGTGCCCACCCCGGGGCTGCGGGTGGATGTGATGGCGCTGGGGCCGAAGGGCGAGATCTGGGTGATTGAGTGCAAGTCGAGCCGAGCAGACTACATGGCCGATCACAAGTGGCAGGGCTACCTGGAATGGTGCGACCGGTTTTTCTGGGCTGTCGACGAGGCTTTCCCGACAGAGCTGCTCCCGGCCGAAACCGGCCTGATCATTGCCGACCCCTATGATGCAGAGGTCATCCGCATGGGGCCCGAAAGCAAGCTGGCGGCGGCGCGGCGCAAGGCGATGGTGGGAAAATTCGCCCGCCATGCCGCGTTGCGCCTGCAGGCGCTGCGCGATCCACGCCCGTCGGGCCTGCTTTAG
- the nusB gene encoding transcription antitermination factor NusB yields the protein MSDKRTKKSAARLYAVQALFQMEASGQTAEAVETEFEDHRFGTEYFEGEEMAEGDSSLFRKLVGDAVNHQAKIDQMTDRALVAKWPINRIDPTLRALFRAAGAELVEAKTPPKVVIVEFVDIAKAFFPEGREPKFVNAVLDHMAREARPEAF from the coding sequence ATGAGCGACAAACGCACCAAGAAATCCGCCGCACGTCTCTACGCCGTGCAGGCGCTGTTCCAGATGGAAGCCTCAGGCCAGACGGCAGAGGCGGTTGAAACCGAATTCGAAGATCATCGCTTCGGCACCGAGTATTTCGAGGGCGAGGAAATGGCCGAGGGAGATTCGTCGCTGTTTCGCAAGCTCGTCGGCGATGCGGTGAACCACCAGGCGAAGATCGACCAGATGACCGACCGGGCGCTGGTGGCCAAATGGCCGATCAACCGGATTGACCCCACGCTGCGGGCGCTCTTCCGCGCGGCCGGGGCCGAGCTGGTGGAGGCCAAGACGCCGCCCAAAGTCGTGATCGTCGAGTTTGTCGACATCGCCAAGGCGTTCTTCCCGGAAGGGCGCGAGCCGAAGTTCGTGAACGCCGTGCTCGATCACATGGCGCGTGAGGCCCGGCCAGAGGCGTTCTGA
- a CDS encoding 6,7-dimethyl-8-ribityllumazine synthase yields the protein MAGSENHYILPRPEFDVAPKVLIVVAPYYKDIADAMLAGAQAELEAAGAFHETVEVPGALEVPTAIRIAHRQSNFDGFVALGCVIRGETTHYETVCNDSSRALTLLGLEGACIGNGILTVENRKQAEVRAEVDGQNKGGGAAAAALHLIALTRRFGKPARGVGFRSPIENEILMAGNGKGPKTA from the coding sequence ATGGCCGGGAGCGAGAACCACTACATCCTGCCGCGCCCGGAGTTCGACGTGGCGCCCAAGGTGCTGATCGTCGTTGCGCCCTATTACAAGGACATCGCCGATGCGATGCTGGCCGGGGCGCAGGCCGAGCTTGAGGCTGCCGGGGCCTTTCACGAGACCGTTGAAGTGCCCGGCGCACTCGAGGTGCCCACCGCCATCCGCATCGCCCATCGTCAGAGCAACTTCGATGGCTTCGTGGCGCTGGGCTGCGTCATCCGGGGCGAAACCACCCATTACGAGACCGTCTGCAACGACAGCTCCCGCGCCCTGACCCTGCTGGGGCTGGAAGGGGCCTGCATCGGCAATGGCATCCTGACGGTGGAAAACCGCAAACAGGCCGAGGTCCGTGCCGAAGTGGACGGGCAGAACAAGGGCGGCGGCGCGGCCGCGGCGGCCCTGCATCTGATCGCGCTGACCCGGCGTTTCGGCAAGCCCGCACGCGGGGTCGGCTTCCGCTCCCCGATAGAGAACGAAATCCTGATGGCCGGCAACGGCAAAGGGCCCAAGACCGCATGA
- the ribB gene encoding 3,4-dihydroxy-2-butanone-4-phosphate synthase, whose protein sequence is MNDLSTNYHDAISSVDEIIEDARNGRMFILVDHEDRENEGDLVIPAQMATPDAINFMATHGRGLICLCLTGERIDALGLPLMSTQNSSRHETAFTVSIEAREGVTTGISAGDRARTVAVAIDAGKSAQDIATPGHVFPLRAREGGVLVRAGHTEAAVDVSRLAGLNPSGVICEIMNEDGTMSRLPDLVAFAQRHNIKIGTISDLIAYRRRHDNLVSVKKEETVTSAFGGEWQMKIYSDQVQGAEHIVLVKGDISGDAPVLTRMHALDPMLDVVGVAGAGRAHEFGAAMEAVAAEGRGVVVLLRDLTMKIAAAEEASPQTLRQYGLGAQILSSLGLHKLELLTNSPTPKIVGLDAYGLEIVGTRRIEEAG, encoded by the coding sequence ATGAACGATCTTTCGACCAACTACCATGATGCGATCTCTTCCGTGGATGAGATCATCGAGGATGCGCGCAACGGGCGCATGTTTATCCTCGTCGACCATGAGGACCGCGAGAACGAGGGCGATCTGGTGATCCCCGCGCAGATGGCCACGCCCGATGCGATCAACTTCATGGCGACGCACGGGCGCGGGCTGATCTGCCTGTGCCTGACCGGCGAGCGGATCGACGCGCTGGGGCTGCCGCTGATGTCGACCCAGAACTCTTCGCGCCATGAAACCGCCTTTACCGTCAGCATCGAGGCCCGCGAGGGTGTGACCACCGGCATTTCTGCTGGCGATCGCGCCCGCACCGTGGCCGTGGCGATCGACGCCGGCAAATCGGCTCAGGACATCGCGACGCCGGGGCATGTCTTTCCGCTGCGCGCCCGCGAGGGCGGGGTGCTGGTGCGGGCCGGGCATACCGAGGCCGCTGTGGATGTGAGCCGCCTTGCCGGGCTGAACCCCTCGGGCGTGATCTGCGAGATCATGAACGAAGACGGCACCATGTCGCGCCTGCCCGATCTGGTGGCCTTTGCACAGCGCCACAACATCAAGATCGGCACGATTTCCGACCTCATCGCCTACCGCCGCCGCCACGACAACCTCGTGTCGGTGAAGAAGGAAGAAACCGTGACCTCCGCTTTTGGCGGCGAGTGGCAGATGAAAATCTACTCCGATCAGGTGCAGGGCGCCGAGCATATCGTGCTGGTGAAGGGCGATATTTCGGGCGATGCCCCGGTGCTGACCCGGATGCACGCGCTCGACCCGATGCTCGACGTGGTCGGCGTGGCCGGGGCGGGCCGGGCCCATGAGTTTGGCGCGGCGATGGAAGCCGTGGCCGCCGAGGGCCGGGGCGTGGTGGTGCTGCTGCGCGATCTGACCATGAAGATTGCCGCCGCCGAAGAAGCCTCGCCGCAGACGCTCCGTCAGTACGGCCTTGGTGCGCAGATCCTGTCGTCGCTCGGGCTGCACAAGCTGGAGCTGCTCACCAATTCGCCCACCCCCAAGATCGTCGGCCTCGACGCCTACGGCCTCGAGATCGTCGGCACCCGCCGGATCGAGGAGGCGGGCTGA